A stretch of Argiope bruennichi chromosome 10, qqArgBrue1.1, whole genome shotgun sequence DNA encodes these proteins:
- the LOC129987632 gene encoding uncharacterized protein LOC129987632 yields the protein MILPIEGCILHCFCNASKDAYATVIFLRVEQGEIVELRLVAVKSRVAPLKGDGGTIPRKELLAVLVGARLTESVKEALHWKDTRCFYWKDSTKVIAWISREEKWLVFVGNRVQEIRKLSKPSSWQHVHGEMKPIDLPSRGCNAKQLVSLAW from the coding sequence ATGATTTTACCAATAGAGGGATGCATTTTGCATTGTTTTTGTAACGCTAGCAAAGACGCATACGCCACCGTCATATTCCTAAGGGTTGAACAAGGTGAAATTGTAGAATTAAGACTAGTTGCTGTAAAATCCCGTGTAGCACCTTTGAAAGGCGATGGCGGAACAATTCCTCGAAAAGAACTCTTGGCTGTTTTGGTGGGAGCTAGGCTGACTGAATCGGTTAAAGAAGCTCTACATTGGAAAGACACGAGATGTTTCTACTGGAAAGACTCAACAAAAGTAATTGCCTGGATTTCAAGAGAAGAAAAGTGGCTTGTCTTCGTCGGGAACCGTGTAcaagaaataagaaaactaaGCAAACCCTCTTCATGGCAACATGTGCATGGAGAAATGAAGCCAATTGATTTGCCTTCAAGAGGATGCAATGCCAAGCAACTGGTTTCTCTTGCTTGGTGA